One Capsicum annuum cultivar UCD-10X-F1 chromosome 2, UCD10Xv1.1, whole genome shotgun sequence genomic window carries:
- the LOC107860301 gene encoding uncharacterized protein LOC107860301 produces MVDVDRRMTGLNPAHLAGLRRLSARAAASSPSTPVPPRNSLLSFSSLADKVISHLKSSGIQVQAGLSDVEFARAEAEFGFAFPPDLKAVLSAGLPIGPGFPDWRSTGPARFQLRASIDLPIAAISFHIARNALWSKSWGPRPCEPERAIKIARNALKRAPLLIPIFNHCYIPCNPCLAGNPIFYVDENRIFCCGFDLSDFFDRESSLFQSSDPQILSKQRSLSEKSAGSSSTFSRRSLDTFSGGRTPRWVEFWSDAAVDRRRRSSNSSSSCSSSPERYFEMPKSKMPKWVDEYVDNIGSVLKEGGWAESDVNEIVHVSASGFFGGEMILLDNQAVLDALLVKADRFSDSLRKAGWSSEEVSYALGFDYRPEKEKKPAKKLSPELAERIGKLAESVTRSRSLS; encoded by the coding sequence ATGGTTGACGTTGACCGGAGGATGACCGGACTGAACCCGGCTCACTTAGCGGGACTCCGCCGTCTCTCCGCCAGAGCTGCCGCTTCTTCTCCTTCAACTCCGGTTCCACCTCGGAATAGTCTCCTTTCCTTCTCCTCCCTTGCTGATAAAGTTATATCTCATCTTAAAAGCTCTGGTATTCAAGTTCAGGCGGGGTTATCTGATGTGGAGTTCGCAAGAGCTGAAGCGGAGTTCGGGTTTGCTTTTCCACCTGATTTGAAAGCTGTTCTCTCCGCCGGTTTACCCATCGGACCAGGTTTTCCTGACTGGCGTTCTACTGGTCCGGCTAGGTTTCAGCTTCGTGCTTCTATTGACTTGCCTATTGCCGctatttcttttcatattgctCGTAATGCTTTGTGGTCTAAGTCTTGGGGTCCTAGGCCATGTGAACCAGAAAGGGCAATTAAGATAGCTAGAAATGCACTCAAAAGAGCTCCACTTTTAATACCCATTTTCAACCATTGTTACATTCCTTGTAATCCTTGTTTAGCTGGTAACCCAATTTTCTACGTAGACGAAAATCGGATTTTCTGCTGCGGATTTGATCTATCCGATTTCTTTGATCGTGAATCCTCTCTGTTCCAAAGTTCAGATCCTCAGATTCTCTCAAAGCAACGTTCCTTAAGCGAAAAATCAGCTGGTTCATCATCAACCTTCTCAAGGAGGAGTCTCGATACGTTCTCCGGTGGTCGGACGCCCCGTTGGGTGGAGTTCTGGAGCGACGCTGCCGTAGATCGGAGACGGAGAAGCtcaaattcatcatcatcatGCTCATCATCACCGGAAAGGTACTTCGAAATGCCCAAGTCGAAAATGCCTAAATGGGTCGACGAATACGTAGATAATATCGGGTCGGTTTTGAAAGAGGGCGGGTGGGCCGAATCAGACGTCAACGAGATTGTACACGTTTCAGCATCTGGATTTTTCGGAGGTGAAATGATACTGTTAGATAATCAAGCGGTTCTCGATGCTCTATTGGTTAAAGCGGATCGGTTTTCGGACTCGCTCCGAAAAGCCGGGTGGAGCTCCGAAGAAGTTTCGTATGCACTCGGGTTTGATTATCGACCGGAGAAGGAGAAGAAACCGGCAAAGAAGCTTTCCCCGGAGCTAGCGGAAAGAATTGGGAAACTGGCTGAATCGGTAACCCGTTCCCGGTCATTATCATAG